From one endosymbiont of Galathealinum brachiosum genomic stretch:
- a CDS encoding cell wall-binding protein, protein TYNDAGATASDNFDGDITANISIVSNVNTNAVGNYSVTYNVSDATGNAASTVTRVVNVTTDVTVPVITLLGSTPVNIELGGTYND, encoded by the coding sequence AACTTATAATGATGCGGGTGCAACTGCAAGCGATAACTTTGATGGTGATATTACCGCAAATATTTCTATCGTCAGTAATGTAAATACTAATGCGGTTGGTAATTACAGCGTGACATATAACGTGAGTGATGCGACGGGTAATGCAGCAAGCACGGTTACGCGTGTAGTAAATGTAACAACAGATGTAACTGTGCCGGTGATTACGTTGCTAGGATCTACTCCGGTAAATATAGAACTGGGCGGAACTTATAATGATG
- a CDS encoding cell wall-binding protein — protein PINVELGSTYNDAGATASDNIDGNISANIIMSSNVNTSVVGNYSVTYNVSDAAGNAASTVTRVVNVTVDVTVPVITLLGSTPVNIELGGTYNDAGATASDNIDGNISANIITSSNVNISVVGNYSVTYNVSDAAGNAASTVTRVVNVTADVTAPVIILLGSXADKCRTR, from the coding sequence GCCGATAAATGTAGAACTGGGGAGTACTTATAATGATGCAGGTGCTACTGCGTCAGATAATATTGATGGCAACATTAGCGCAAATATAATAATGAGCAGTAATGTAAATACCAGTGTGGTGGGTAATTACAGTGTGACGTATAACGTCAGTGATGCGGCGGGCAATGCAGCAAGTACGGTTACTCGTGTAGTAAATGTAACTGTTGATGTAACCGTGCCGGTGATAACTTTGTTAGGTTCTACTCCGGTAAATATAGAACTGGGCGGAACCTATAATGATGCGGGTGCTACTGCGTCAGATAACATTGATGGAAACATTAGCGCAAATATAATCACGAGCAGTAATGTAAATATCAGTGTGGTGGGTAATTACAGCGTGACGTATAACGTCAGTGATGCGGCGGGTAATGCAGCAAGTACGGTTACTCGTGTAGTAAATGTAACCGCGGATGTTACCGCACCGGTAATAATATTACTTGGTTCAANCGCCGATAAATGTAGAACTAGGTAA